In the genome of Ptychodera flava strain L36383 chromosome 13, AS_Pfla_20210202, whole genome shotgun sequence, one region contains:
- the LOC139147421 gene encoding GLIPR1-like protein 1 isoform X1 — MTSGIHSRILLLLAVNTLSLISADNEPSVEKSNKSFFNVRSQENGEGSSHLGRAKRSTDFTSDEISTMLARHNYHRTNVNPTAADMKYMSWDDDLAAMAQEWSEECTFKHGNPTNISPFPIVGQNLWLGGPRSPSDSIDVESVVDSWHSEVSDYDYDSNKCSNVCGHYTQVVWATSYAVGCGIAHCPNRNAFLVTCNYGPAGNYRRQPYTSGTPCSQCDVELDSCRENQCYSGTWVGRATSTAVLLAVLLSVVFCVS; from the exons ATGACCTCAGGTATACATTCGCGGATTTTGCTGCTTTTGGCTGTGAACACTCTGTCGCTGATCTCTGCAGATAACGAACCCAGTGTTGAGAAGTCAAACAAGTCATTTTTCAATGTAAGAAGCCAAGAAAACGGTGAGGGATCAAGTCACCTTGGTCGTGCTAAACGTTCCACCGACTTCACTTCGGATGAGATCAGCACCATGTTAGCACGGCACAACTATCACAGAACAAACGTCAACCCCACAGCAGCCGATATGAAGTACATG TCTTGGGACGATGATCTGGCAGCTATGGCTCAAGAATGGTCCGAAGAGTGTACTTTTAAACATGGTAACCCAACAAACATCTCCCCATTTCCCATCGTTGGTCAGAATCTTTGGCTCGGTGGTCCGCGCTCCCCTTCGGACTCGATCGACGTTGAGAGCGTGGTGGATAGTTGGCATAGCGAAGTGAGTGATTATGATTACGACTCGAACAAGTGCTCCAATGTGTGCGGTCATTACACCCAG GTTGTGTGGGCTACGTCGTATGCTGTTGGTTGTGGCATCGCTCACTGTCCGAACAGGAATGCCTTTCTGGTCACATGCAATTACGGACCAGC AGGAAATTATCGGAGACAGCCTTACACAAGCGGAACTCCATGCTCGCAGTGCGATGTTGAATTAGATAGTTGCCGAGAAAACCAGTGCT ATTCCGGTACCTGGGTAGGTAGAGCGACATCTACGGCAGTTCTGTTGGCAGTTCTGCTCTCTGTGGTGTTCTGTGTTTCCTAA
- the LOC139147421 gene encoding GLIPR1-like protein 1 isoform X2 produces the protein MTSGIHSRILLLLAVNTLSLISADNEPSVEKSNKSFFNVRSQENGEGSSHLGRAKRSTDFTSDEISTMLARHNYHRTNVNPTAADMKYMSWDDDLAAMAQEWSEECTFKHGNPTNISPFPIVGQNLWLGGPRSPSDSIDVESVVDSWHSEVSDYDYDSNKCSNVCGHYTQVVWATSYAVGCGIAHCPNRNAFLVTCNYGPAGNYRRQPYTSGTPCSQCDVELDSCRENQCCENHITIQTFIKIPVPG, from the exons ATGACCTCAGGTATACATTCGCGGATTTTGCTGCTTTTGGCTGTGAACACTCTGTCGCTGATCTCTGCAGATAACGAACCCAGTGTTGAGAAGTCAAACAAGTCATTTTTCAATGTAAGAAGCCAAGAAAACGGTGAGGGATCAAGTCACCTTGGTCGTGCTAAACGTTCCACCGACTTCACTTCGGATGAGATCAGCACCATGTTAGCACGGCACAACTATCACAGAACAAACGTCAACCCCACAGCAGCCGATATGAAGTACATG TCTTGGGACGATGATCTGGCAGCTATGGCTCAAGAATGGTCCGAAGAGTGTACTTTTAAACATGGTAACCCAACAAACATCTCCCCATTTCCCATCGTTGGTCAGAATCTTTGGCTCGGTGGTCCGCGCTCCCCTTCGGACTCGATCGACGTTGAGAGCGTGGTGGATAGTTGGCATAGCGAAGTGAGTGATTATGATTACGACTCGAACAAGTGCTCCAATGTGTGCGGTCATTACACCCAG GTTGTGTGGGCTACGTCGTATGCTGTTGGTTGTGGCATCGCTCACTGTCCGAACAGGAATGCCTTTCTGGTCACATGCAATTACGGACCAGC AGGAAATTATCGGAGACAGCCTTACACAAGCGGAACTCCATGCTCGCAGTGCGATGTTGAATTAGATAGTTGCCGAGAAAACCAGTGCTGTGAGAACCACATAACTATACAAACCTTTATCAAG ATTCCGGTACCTGGGTAG